A region of the Pseudoroseomonas cervicalis genome:
CGCTGTCATTCATGCGGGTCGCTCCCATTCCGTGCCCGCAGCGCTAGCATGTTTCGGCTGTGATGCAAACTGTTGACGATTTTCGGTCGACACGTTCTGATGCCGCCATGACCACCGAGCCCCATGCCGCGCTGCAGCTGCTGCGCACCGCCTCCCTGACCAGCGTCGTCCGCCAGGAGATCGAGCGGATGATCCTGGATGGCAGCGTCAAGGCGGGCAGCCGGCTGAACGAGCAGGCGCTGGCGGCGCGGCTCGGCGTCAGCCGCGGCCCGGTGCGGGAGGCGATCCGCGGGCTCGAGCATCAGGGGCTGGTGGTCACCGTGGTCAACCAGGGCAGCTATGTGCGCAAGGTCAGCGTCGAGGAGGCGCTCGAGCTCTACGACCTTCGCGCGCTGCTGACCGGCGAGGCCTGCGCCACCCTGGCCGCGGCCCCGCCCGAGGGGGCCGAGGCGCGGCTCGCCGCCCTGATCGCGGCGATGGAGCGCGCGGCGGAGGCCGATGACGCGCCCGGCTACTACACGCTGAACCTCGAATTCCATGCGGCGCTCTTCGCGCTCGGCGCCGGGCCGCGGGCGCAGCGAATCTATGGCGATCTCGGCAATGAGCTGAACCTGTTCCGTCGGCGCGCCCTCGTGCAGCCCGAGAACATGCGCGAGAGCAATGCCGAGCACGCCAGCATCCTCGCCGCCATCCGCGCCCGCGACACGGTCGCCGCGCGCGCGGCGGGGGAGGCGCATATCCGGGGCGGCAAGCGGCGCTTCGGCGCCAGCGCCGCCGGCCACCGGCCAAGCACGCCGCGACAGACGGCGACAGGAGGAGACGATGAGCAGCAAGACCCGCCCCCCGATCCCGCCACCCGGCCCGATCCTGACGATGCCGCGCCGCGCGCTGCTCGGCGCCGGGGCCGCCGGGCTTAGCCTGCTGGCCGCGCCGCGCCTGCTGCGCGCGGCGGAACGCTTTCCCTCGCGCGTGGTCGAGGTGGTGACGCATGCGGGCGTCGGCGGCGGCACCGACATCACCGCGCGGATGATGATGGTGCAGGCGCCGGCCGAGTTCGGCCAGGAATTCATCGTCGTCAACCGCACCGCCGGCAGCGGCGCCGCGGCGCTGCAATACGCCGCCTCCCGCCCGCGCGACGGGCACACGCTGCTGCTGGTGACGCAGACGCATCTGCTGACCATGCTGCGCAACCGCAGCCTGCCGCAATTCGACGAGCTGGTGGGGGTGGCGCGCGCCACCGAGGATCCGCAGATCGTCATGGTCAAGGCCGGCAGCCCGCTGGCCGAGCCGGCGGCCTTCGTCGCGGCGGGCAAGGAACGCGCGCTGAAATATGGCGGCACGCATGTCGGCAGCGTCGACCATGTCGCGGTCTTCGCCTTCGCCCGCAGCGGGCAGATGA
Encoded here:
- a CDS encoding GntR family transcriptional regulator, with the protein product MTTEPHAALQLLRTASLTSVVRQEIERMILDGSVKAGSRLNEQALAARLGVSRGPVREAIRGLEHQGLVVTVVNQGSYVRKVSVEEALELYDLRALLTGEACATLAAAPPEGAEARLAALIAAMERAAEADDAPGYYTLNLEFHAALFALGAGPRAQRIYGDLGNELNLFRRRALVQPENMRESNAEHASILAAIRARDTVAARAAGEAHIRGGKRRFGASAAGHRPSTPRQTATGGDDEQQDPPPDPATRPDPDDAAPRAARRRGRRA
- a CDS encoding tripartite tricarboxylate transporter substrate binding protein, coding for MSSKTRPPIPPPGPILTMPRRALLGAGAAGLSLLAAPRLLRAAERFPSRVVEVVTHAGVGGGTDITARMMMVQAPAEFGQEFIVVNRTAGSGAAALQYAASRPRDGHTLLLVTQTHLLTMLRNRSLPQFDELVGVARATEDPQIVMVKAGSPLAEPAAFVAAGKERALKYGGTHVGSVDHVAVFAFARSGQMKDPVLVPFRGGGDIVINLVGGNIDAAVINPAEAEAQLRVGEVKAVMTLSRQRLASLPDVPTATELGIPALAATTRGFAVLKGTPEDRVARLEAGLIKAMSGDVYRGYLKSTGQAEDSVTGRETWQAQLAQFQEQGREALTSLGLLR